The Pseudomonas sp. HR96 genome includes a region encoding these proteins:
- the mobA gene encoding plasmid mobilization protein MobA, producing the protein MSKSEARQRDQWIKVRCTLEEKTQLSEKAKAAEVTVSDLMRRAALGRKIKTPTDKKLMGELLQLGGLQKHLFNQMQDGMTTELSKQFADVLVAIKKAVLAIDLSQTQVK; encoded by the coding sequence ATGTCAAAAAGCGAAGCGCGTCAGAGAGACCAGTGGATCAAAGTCCGGTGCACCCTGGAGGAAAAGACACAGCTGAGCGAAAAGGCCAAGGCGGCTGAAGTGACAGTCTCCGATCTGATGCGCCGAGCTGCCCTGGGCCGCAAGATCAAGACACCGACTGACAAGAAACTTATGGGTGAGTTGCTACAGCTGGGCGGCCTGCAGAAGCACCTGTTCAATCAGATGCAGGATGGAATGACTACCGAGCTGAGCAAGCAGTTTGCCGATGTCCTGGTGGCCATCAAGAAGGCCGTTCTCGCGATCGACCTTTCACAAACTCAAGTGAAATAG
- a CDS encoding mobilization protein: MAKQKTFTQKDLEAARQKLAELPDLSLDKLSQVDVLQSLKEQIVELCNKKGYTPAEIRQALADVGVTVSAKDVADLSATRKRGPSRSKAETA, translated from the coding sequence ATGGCCAAACAAAAGACCTTCACCCAAAAAGACTTGGAAGCAGCGCGCCAGAAACTCGCCGAACTTCCCGACCTCAGCCTCGACAAGCTGAGCCAGGTTGACGTGCTCCAGTCGCTGAAAGAACAGATTGTCGAGCTGTGCAACAAGAAGGGCTACACGCCTGCCGAGATTCGCCAGGCTTTGGCCGACGTCGGCGTGACCGTTAGCGCCAAGGATGTGGCTGATCTCTCGGCCACGCGAAAGCGTGGCCCGTCGCGCTCCAAAGCTGAAACGGCCTGA